GCCTGAAAGTGGGCTTGGGCATAGGCGTGGCAGCATGGATGGCGGTTCAGCGATTTCCCGCCTGGATCGCGGGCTGGTACAGCGACGGCAGCGCCGAACTGATCGAGGCGGGCAGCCGCGCCCTGCGCCTGCACCTGCTGGCGATGCCGCTGGATGGCCTGGTCATCGTCGGCGCCACCGCGTTGCAGGCGATGGCGCTGACCCGCTTGGCGCTGGGCGTCACCGTGGGCAAGACTGCGCTGCTGCTGCCAGCGCTGGCATTGCTGCCGATGGCCATGGGCCTGGACGGCGTCTGGCTGGCCATGCCGATGGTGAATCTGTTGCTGGGCGTGGCGGTATCGTTGCTGCTATGGAAGCAAATCGGCCAGTTGCAAGGGGGCGCGCGCGCAGAGTCTTCATGACAAACGGAAATGAAGTTTGATTTATGTCATATTGATATCTCAAATCCTGAAAGGGGGGGGACGATATGGCGCATTTCGAACAGCCACGCCATCAGGAGATGGCTCGGCGAGACCATCTGCTGCGCAGCCGCCTGCTGGAGGCCGGCATCCGCCAGTACGTGGCCAGCGGCACGGAAAGCATTTACTACCTGTCCGGCATCAGCTACGAGCCTCTGGAGCGTCCTTTCTTCTTGCTGCTGGATGCCGCCACCGGTAAACGCAAGATGCTGGTGCCTCAGCTTGAACACGCCCACCTGAAACAGGCCTGGGGCGTGGCGGAGGGAGACGTCCACAGCTACCGGGAGTATCCGGCGCCAGCCGGCGAGCGCTGGGAGGATGCGCTGATCCCGCTTTTGAGCGACCGATTCGCCTTCGATCCAGCCACCCCGTTGCATCACGCCGAATTCATGCAATCGGTGGGAGGGCAGGCCGATGACTCGCTGGACCGGATACGCATGGTCAAATCCTCCTGGGAAATCGCCAAGCTGGCAAGGGCCGGGCGCTATGCGGCCGAAGGCGTGAACCAGTTGCTGCGAGGCGTATACGATGGCGTATCCGTGGCAGAAGGCTACGCCACAGGCCAGCAGCTGCTGCGGCGCATCATCCGCGACGAGCCGGATTTCGACCCGCTCTGCACCCGGGTGCTGCTGGCCCCGTGGCCGGCGCCGCTCAGCGCGCAGCCGCACGCCATTCCACAACTATCCCAGCGTTTGAAGGCGGGGCCGCACGTGGTGATCTCGGTGGTGCGCCTGGACGGGTATACCGCCGAGTGCGAGCGCACTTTCTTCACCCGTCCGCCCAGTCCCAGCCAGCGCGAACGTTTCCAGCTGATGAGCGAAGCGAGGCGAGTGGCCATGGCCATGTTGCGACCTGGCGTGGCCTGCGCGGAGATCGATGAAAAAGTGAACGCCTTCCTATGCGATCAGCGCTTCGGCGATTGGCATCTGCGGCTGCACCGCTGCGGCCATGGCCTGGGGCTGGGCAATCACGAAGCCCCATGGCTGGCCCAGGGCAGCGATGACGTCCTGCAGGCCGGCATGGTGGTATCGATAGAGCCAGGAATCTACCTGGCGGAGGAGGGCGGATACCGTCATTCCGACACGCTGGCCATTACGGCGGACGGCTGGACCAATCTCACGCAGCAGGCGGCGGTGGATCTGAACGCGCTGACCATCGCCGCAGCCAAGCCTGCGCAAAGAATGAAAGGTTATTTCATCCGAAAAATGGTATCCGCCTGAAAATGAACAAGTCAGCATCTTTCCAATAATCAATATTCATTTAAGTAAATAACTAGGCCAGTCTTTGACTGGCCTTTTTTACTGTATCTACTAATCAAACGTTTGAATTAACATTTCCATCAGAAATTCTCACGGCTTTTGCAATTAAATTCATATAAATCGCAATAAAAACGATATTTTCCGTTCATATAAAGTAGGGGCTAACATGTCTAAAATGGGAAAATCCGTCGTCGTTGTGCCAAGCCTGATGAATGAGATGGATAGGACGAAGCTAGTCAATGAACTGTATCTGGTTCATTGCGACATATTTGACGGCGTCAGCAAAGACGACTTCGCCAATTACGTCGTTTATTCCAAAGCGAGGCAGACGAGAATCCTGATTCATAAAAACGATCAGGGCCAATCCGTCGGCTATTGCGCAATCCATTTCTTCGAGCAAGAACTGGAAGGCAAGGCGTCCACCGTCATTCGGATGGAAGCCGGACTGATGCGCGCGTACCGGGGGAAAAACCGCAACGCGCCCTTTGTCTGCCGCCAGGTCATGGGGTATCGATTGACGCACCCCGGGCGCAATGTTTACTACCTTGGCGCATTGGTGCATCCATCCAGCTACATGCTGCTGGACAAATACGCCACCAAGGTCTGGCCCAGCGCCGAGCAATCGACCGAGCTGGACTACGGCGGCGTGATCCGGCAATTGACCCGGCTGTTCGGGCTCAAGGCGGTGGACCCTGACCGGCCAGGCGTGGTTCATGTAGGCTGGCAAACCCGCGACAACGAGCGCGATCGCAAACAATGGCAAGCCAACCCCAACCATGCGGCCCAGTTTTACATTCACCGCAATCCCGGCTATACGCAGGGCCATGGCTTGCTGACCCTGGTGCCGGTGACGATCGGCTGCGTCGCGCACGCCACCGGCCGCATGCTGTTGAACAAGCTTGGCAATCTGCTCGCGCCGCATCCTCACGGCAGCCGCGGCTAGCCCAGCCTTAGGCTAAGCGGAATAGGGCGGGTCCGGCCGAGCAGGCAGGGCCCGCTCGAATGCTTCCGCCTGCCGCCGCAGCCAGGCCTGAAAGCTCGCCAGGCGAGGAGAGCCATGGCTGCGGTGCGGCCAGACCAGAAAATAACTGGAGGTATGCGCGACTTCGCGTTCGCTGGCCAATACCAGTTCGCCGGCGCGCAGCCATTGGTCC
This genomic window from Chromobacterium phragmitis contains:
- a CDS encoding M24 family metallopeptidase encodes the protein MAHFEQPRHQEMARRDHLLRSRLLEAGIRQYVASGTESIYYLSGISYEPLERPFFLLLDAATGKRKMLVPQLEHAHLKQAWGVAEGDVHSYREYPAPAGERWEDALIPLLSDRFAFDPATPLHHAEFMQSVGGQADDSLDRIRMVKSSWEIAKLARAGRYAAEGVNQLLRGVYDGVSVAEGYATGQQLLRRIIRDEPDFDPLCTRVLLAPWPAPLSAQPHAIPQLSQRLKAGPHVVISVVRLDGYTAECERTFFTRPPSPSQRERFQLMSEARRVAMAMLRPGVACAEIDEKVNAFLCDQRFGDWHLRLHRCGHGLGLGNHEAPWLAQGSDDVLQAGMVVSIEPGIYLAEEGGYRHSDTLAITADGWTNLTQQAAVDLNALTIAAAKPAQRMKGYFIRKMVSA
- a CDS encoding LysR substrate-binding domain-containing protein, with amino-acid sequence MGNIGRAADSWETWLSGMTGELPPLRQPALEFTDSTPMLEAARQGLGVALTRRSIADQWLRAGELVLASEREVAHTSSYFLVWPHRSHGSPRLASFQAWLRRQAEAFERALPARPDPPYSA